A region of the Kaistia geumhonensis genome:
GCGGGCGAGCCTGTCGGCGTGATGGGCAACCGCCAGCTCGCGAGCGTCGGCGCCGAGGGGACTGGCGTCCAGCAGCCCCTGCTCTATGTCGAATTCAGAAAAGACGGAACTTCGATCGACCCGGCCCCATGGTGGGCGCGGTCCAGCGACGAAAAGGTTGGCGGATGATTCGCAATGCTTCCCTGCTCCTGGCCGGTACGATCATCGGCGCAACGGCGGCCCTCACGGTCTCTCAGGTCCCCAGCCTGGTCCCCGGCGTGGCTTATGCCGCCGCATCCGATACGTATCGACAGCTCAATCTGTTCGGCGACGTGTTCGAGCGCATCCGCGCCGACTATGTCGAGAAGCCGGATGATTCCGCGCTGATCGAGGCGGCCGTCAACGGCATGCTGACCTCGCTCGATCCGCATTCGAGCTACATGAACCCCAAAGACTTCAAGGACATGCAGGTCCAGACCCGCGGCGAGTTCGGCGGGCTCGGGATCGAGGTGACCATGGAGGACGGGGTGGTCAAGGTCGTGTCGCCGATCGACGATACGCCGGCGGCCAAGGCGGGCATCCAGGCGGGCGATCTCATCATCGCCATCGACGGCGAGCCGGTGCAGAATCTGACACTCAACCAGGCGGTCGAGAAGATGCGCGGCGCCGTCAACACGCCGATCACGCTCCAGATCGAGCGCAAGGGCACGGCCAAGCCGTTCGACGTCAAGGTCGTCCGCGACGTGATCCGCATCCAGTCGGTGAAGTCGCGCGCCGAGGGCGATATCGGCTATATCCGCATCTCGAGCTTCAACGAGCAGACGTTCGACGGGCTCAAGAACGCGATCGCCAAGCTCGACAAGGACATCGGCGAGGACAAGATCAAGGGCTACATTCTCGATCTCCGCAACAATCCCGGCGGTCTGCTCGATCAGGCTGTGGCGGTCGGCGACGCCTTCCTTGACCAGGGCGAGATCGTCGCGACGCGCGGTCGGCATTCCGACCAGAACGCCCGCTACGACGCGCGGGACGGCGACCTGACCGACAAGAAGCCGGTGATCGTGCTCATCAATGGCGGCTCGGCCTCGGCGTCCGAGATCGTCGCCGGGGCCCTGCAGGACCAGAAGCGCGCGACGATCCTCGGCACGCGCTCGTTCGGCAAGGGCTCGGTGCAGACGATCATTCCGCTTGGCTCGAACGGCGCCATCCGCCTGACGACGGCGCGCTACTACACGCCGGCCGGCCGCTCGATTCAGGCGAAGGGCATCGATCCGGATATCGAGGTCGTGCAGGACCTGCCGCCGGAGCTGAAGGACCAGGTGACCTCGACCCAGGGCGAAGCCTCGCTGAAGGGCCATCTCACCAACGAGTCGGGCGGCGACGAGGGCAAGGGTTCGCAGGCCTATGTGCCGCCGGATCCGAAGGACGACAAGCAGCTGCAGCAGGCGATCGGCCTGCTCGACGGCAAGATCGCCAATGCCGCGTTCCCGCCGAACCCGAAGGCTGCGGTGCCGAACTGAGACCATTGCAGGACGGCGCCCGCGGGCGTCGTTCTCCCATCCGCCGCTGCCGAGCCTCTCCGTGAAAGACGACTACAGCGCCCCTCTCGGGCTCGACCGGCCCGGACCGCCGCGGCGGGGGATGCCGATCTGGCCGTTCCTGTTCGGCCCGAGCGTGCTCCTCGTCGTTGCGCTGGGCCTGTGGGCGGTGCTCTCGCCTGATCCCGGCGGTGGCCGGCCTTCCGTCGTCGTCGATCTGCCGCCCGCCCCGCCGCCGGTGGCCCCGGTCGACGCGACACCGCCGCCTGCCGAGCAGCCGCCGGACGATCCGGACGGCCAGATCATCATCCGCGATCCCTGACGACCACGCGTCGCGCGGCTGTCAGCCTCATGCCCTAGCCTCGCGCCGGCGAAGGAGACTGTCATGTCCAAGAAGAAGCCGGTCGATCCGGCAACGCTGCCATACCGCCCCTGCGTCGGCACCGTGGTGTTCAACCGCGCCGGGCTCGTCTTCATCGGCGAACGGGCGCCGAATGCCGAGCTTGTTCCGGGCGATCCGGTCTGGCAGCTGCCGCAAGGCGGCATCGACGAGGGTGAGGCGCCGCTGCCGGCGGCGCTTCGCGAACTCTACGAGGAGACCAGCATCCGGTCGGTGACGCTGATGCAGGAGGCAGAAGGCTGGTTCGACTACGACCTTCCAGCCGACCTGGTCGGCATCGCGCTCAAGGGCAAGTATCGCGGCCAGCGTCAGAAGTGGTTCGCCTTCCGCTTCGAGGGCGACGAGAGCGAGATCGATGTGCTGGCGCCGGGCGGCGGCAAGCACGAGGCGGAGTTCATCTCCTGGCGCTGGGAGCGGCTGGAGGCCCTGCCTGCGCTCATCGTGCCGTTCAAGCGCAAGGTCTACGAGCAGGTCGTCCGCGCCTTCAGCCATCTCGCGGGCTGATCGACGCGCGGGAAGGCCGGGGTAAGGCCCGGCCTGGCAACGCCGGGCCGTCGCTCAAACCCTTCCGGCGCTCCGGCTCAAAAACAAAAAGGCCGCCCGAAGGCGGCCTTTTCCATTCTGTGTCGAGGATCCGTCAGTGGCCGAGCGCGGCCGCGACGTCCTTGAGCTGCGCCAGCTTCGTGGCCGCGGCCGTGCGCGAGGCGTCGTCGCGCGCGTCGGCGAGATCCTCTTCGGCATTGCGGATCTGCTGGGCGATCGTGGCGGCGTCCAGGCTGTCGACCGGCACCGCCTGCTCGGCGAGGATGGTCAGCCCGTTCTCGCTCACATCGGCGAAGCCGCCGCGCACGAAATAGCGCTGCGGCGCGCCCGAGGTCGGGGTCACGGTGACCACGCCCGGCTTGATCGTCGACATGAAGGGCGCATGGTTCTTGAGGACGGTGAACTCGCCCTCGGCGCCGGGCACGACCACCTGGGCCACCTGCTCCGAAAGGAGCAGGCGCTCGGGCGAGACGAGCTCGAAGTTGAAGGATTCAGCCATGTTCGGCGTGCTCCAGCGTCGTCAGCAGGGAATCAGGCGGCAGCCGCGAGCTTCTTGGCCTTGGCGACGGCTTCCTCGATCGTGCCGACCATGTAGAAGGCGGCTTCCGGCAGATGGTCGTAGTCGCCGTTGCAGAGGCCCTTGAAGCCCTTGATCGTGTCCTCGATGCGGACCTGAACGCCCGGCGAGCCGGTGAAGGCCTCGGCGACGTCGAACGGCTGCGAGAGGAAGCGCTCGATCTTGCGGGCGCGGGCGACGGTGAGCTTGTCCTCTTCCGAGAGCTCGTCCATGCCGAGGATCGCGATGATGTCCTGGAGCGCCTTGTAGCGCTGCAGGATCTGCTGCACGCGACGGGCGACCGTGTAGTGCTCCTCGCCGACAACGGTCGGTGTCAGCATGCGCGAGGTCGAGTCGAGCGGGTCCACGGCCGGATAGATGCCCTTCTCGGAGATGGCGCGCGACAGAACGGTCGTGGCGTCGAGATGGGCGAAGGAGGTGGCCGGCGCCGGGTCGGTCAGGTCGTCGGCCGGCACGTAGATGGCCTGCACGGAGGTGATCGAACCCTTGTGGGTGGTGGTGATGCGCTCCTGCAGCTGGCCCATGTCGGTGGCCAGCGTCGGCTGGTAGCCCACCGCGGAGGGGATGCGGCCGAGCAGAGCCGACACTTCCGAGCCCGCCTGGGTGAAGCGGAAGATGTTGTCGACGAAGAACAGCACGTCCTGGCCCTGGTCGCGGAAATGCTCGGCGACGGTGAGGCCGGTCAGCGCGACGCGGGCACGGGCGCCCGGCGGCTCGTTCATCTGGCCGAACACCAGCGCGCACTTGGACTTGACGGTCGAGTCCTTGTCATGCGGATCGGCGTTCACCTTGGAATCGATGAACTCGTGATAGAGGTCGTTGCCCTCGCGGGTGCGCTCGCCGACGCCGGCGAACACCGAATAGCCGCCATGGGTCTTCGCGACGTTGTTGATCAGCTCCTGGATGAGCACGGTCTTGCCCACGCCGGCGCCGCCGAACAGGCCGATCTTGCCGCCCTTGGCGTAGGGAGCGAGCAGGTCCACGACCTTGATGCCGGTGACGAGGATCTGCGCCTCGGTCGACTGCTCGGAATAGGAGGGAGCCGGAGCGTGGATCGGACGCAGGCCCTCGGCCTCGATCGGCCCGGCCTCGTCGATCGGCGCGCCGATGACGTTCATGATGCGGCCGAGCGTGCCGACGCCGACCGGAACCTCGATCGGCAGGCCCGTGTCGCGCACTTCCTGGCCGCGCACCAGGCCTTCCGACACGTCCATCGCGATGCAGCGGACGGTGGATTCGCCGAGATGCTGGGCGACCTCGAGCACGAGGCGGTTGCCGTTGTTGCTGGTCTCGAGAGCGTTCAGGATGGCCGGCAGGTGACCCTCGAACTGAACGTCGACGACGGCGCCGATGACCTGGGTGATGCGGCCCGAATGACCGGTCTGCTGGTTGGTGTTCGCCATGATGTCTTGCCTTCCCAATATCCGGTCAGAGCGCCTCGGCGCCCGAAATGATCTCGATGAGTTCCTTGGTGATCATCGCCTGGCGGGTGCGGTTGTAGCGCAGCGTGTACTTCTTGATCATCTCGCCGGCGTTGCGCGTCGCGTTGTCCATCGCGGACATCTTGGCGCCCATCTCGGAAGCGACGTTCTCGAGAAGTGCCGAGAGGACCTGCACCGAGACGTTGCGCGGCAGCAGCTCGTCGAGGATCGCGGCCTCGTCCGGCTCGTATTCGTAGATCACCGAAGGCGCGTCGGCGGCGCGGGCCGGAACCTCGGCCGGGATGATCTGCTGCGCGGTCGGGATCTGCTGGATGACCGAGCGGAACTTCGCATAGAACAGCGTCGCGACGTCGAAGCCGCCATCGGCGAACAGCGCCAGCACCTTGCGGCCGATCGCGTCGGCTTCGGTGAAGCCGATCTGGCGGACCGAGCGCAGCTCGATCAGCTCGATGATGTCCGAGGCGAACTGGCGGCGGAGAAGGTCGTAGCCCTTCTTGCCGACGCACAGGATCTTGACCGTCTTGCCCTCGCGCTTCAGCGCCAGCGCATGGTCGCGCGCCAGGCGGGCGATCGAGGAGTTGAAGGCGCCGCAGAGGCCGCGTTCGGCCGTGCAGACGATCATGAGATGGGTCTGGTCGGCGCCCGTGCCGGCGAGCAGCCGCGGCCCGTCAGCCTGGCCGGCGACGCCGGCGGCGACATTGGCGAGCACGGTGTTCATGCGCTCCGCATAGGGACGCGCCGCCTCGGCGGCAGCCTGGGCGCGGCGAAGCTTCGCCGCGGCGACCATCTGCATCGCCTTGGTGATCTTCTGCGTCGCCTTAACGGAGGCGATGCGGTTGCGTAGGTCCTTGAGGCTCGGCATGAGCGTCCCTGTCGAGCGGAATGAGGGCCGGCCTGCTTATCGCGGGCCGGCCCGACCGTGGGTTCAGGCGAAGGTCTTCGCGAAGGCGTCGATGACGCTCTTCAGCTTGCCGCGGGTCTCGTCGTTGAGCTCGCGCTTGTCGCGGATCGTCTCGAGCAGCGCCTTGTGCTCGGTGCGCAGCAGCGCCAGCAGGCCCTGCTCGAAGGCGCTCACCTGGCTGACCTGCAGCTTGTCGAGATAGCCGTTCACGCCGGCGAAGATCACCGCCACCTGCTCCTCGACGCGGAGCGGCGAGAACTGCGGCTGCTTCAGGAGCTCGGTGAGGCGGGCGCCGCGGTTCAGGAGGCGCTGCGTCGTGGCGTCAAGGTCGGAGCCGAACTGCGCGAAGGCAGCCATCTCGCGATACTGCGACAGCTCGCCCTTGATCGGGCCGGCGACCTGCTTCATCGCCTTGATCTGGGCCGACGAGCCGACGCGCGACACCGAGATGCCGACATTCACCGCCGGGCGGATGCCCTGGTAGAACAGGTCGGTCTCGAGGAAGATCTGGCCGTCAGTGATCGAGATCACGTTGGTCGGGATGTAGGCCGACACGTCGTTGGCCTGCGTCTCGATGATCGGCAGGGCGGTCAGCGAACCATTGCCGTTGTCGTCATTGAGCTTCGCCGCGCGCTCGAGCAGGCGGGAATGCAGGTAGAACACGTCGCCCGGATAGGCTTCGCGGCCCGGCGGGCGGCGGAGCAGCAGCGACATCTGGCGGTAGGCGACGGCCTGCTTGGAGAGATCGTCATAGACGATCAGGGCATGCATGCCGTTGTCGCGGAAATACTCGCCCATGGCGCAGCCGGCGAAGGGCGCCAGATACTGCATCGGAGCCGGGTCGGAGGCGGTCGCGGCGACGACGATCGAATATTCGAGCGCGCCGCGCTCCTCGAGCACCTTCACGAACTGCGCGACGGTCGAGCGCTTCTGGCCGATGGCGACATAGACGCAATAGAGCTTCTTCGACTCGTCGCCGGTGTCGTTCACCGACTTCTGGTTCAGGATCGTATCGAGCGCCACGGCGGTCTTGCCGGTCTGGCGGTCGCCGATGATGAGCTCGCGCTGGCCGCGACCGACGGGGATCAGGGCGTCGATCGCCTTGAGGCCGGTCTGCATCGGCTCGTGCACGGACTTGCGCGGGATGATGCCCGGCGCCTTGACGTCGACGCGGCGGCGCTCGGTCGCCTCGATCGGGCCCTTGCCGTCGATCGGGTTGCCGAGGGCGTCGACGACGCGGCCGAGCAGGCCCTTGCCGACCGGCACGTCCACGATGGCGCCGGTGCGCTTCACCGTCTCGCCTTCGGAGATGTCGCGGTCGGAGCCGAAGATCACGACGCCGACATTGTCGGTCTCGAGGTTCAGCGCCATGCCGCGCGTGCCGCCCGGGAACTCGACCATCTCGCCGGCCTGGACATTGTCGAGGCCGTAGATGCGGGCGATGCCGTCACCGACCGACAGGACCTGTCCGACTTCGGAAACCTGAGCCTCGGAGCCAAAATTCTTGATCTGCTCCTTGAGGATTGCGGAGATTTCAGCGGCGCGGATGTCCATCAGCCGACCTCTTTCATGGCGATCTTGAGTGAATTGAGTTTGGTGCGCAGCGAGGTATCGACCATCCGGCTGCCGACCTTGACGACGAGGCCGCCGATCAGGGACGGGTCGACCTTGGACGACAGGGTGACATCCTTGCCGAGCTTCGCCTTGAGCGCGTCCTTGAGGGCGGCTTCGGCGGATGCGCTGAGCGGCTCGGCGCTGGTCACCTCGGCGGCCGTCTCGCCGCGATGCGCGGCGGCGAGGCGGCGGAAGTCGGCGATCATGGCGGGCACGGCGAACAGGCGACGATTGCCGGCCGCGACCTTGATGAAGTTGGCGACGAGGCCGCCGATGCCGGCCGCCTGCAGGACGGCGGTCACAGCCCGCACCTGGTCGTCGGCGGCGAAGACGGGGCTCCGCACGAGGCGGGTAAGGTCTTCGCTTTCGGCGAGCAGGGCGGTGAAACGGGAAAGGTCGGCCTCGACGGCGTCGAGCTGGCCGCTGCCCTGCGCAAGCTCGAAAAGGGCCGTGGCGTAGCGCCCGGACACCCCTGAGACGATGCTTTTCTCTTCCGCCACCTGATCCTCGCTTAAAGCCGCCACCACCGGGCCTTCGCCCCGCTCCGGTCGCATTACCGCAACGCACTGAACGGATTGGATTTTGTCGAGACGACTGGAAGCCGTCGAGAAAGGCCCGCCCGAAAGCCGCGCTGTCGTTAGCACAGCATCGGCACCATCGCAACTCGCGAGGCGGCGCGAAACCCTGCCGGAGGCGGCGCGGAGGAGCGGTTTGCCGGATGGCGCGAGGTGATACTGCGGCGGCGTGCAATGGGACGCAAAGGTGACACCATCTCTGCCGTGTGGTAATACCGAGCGACCATCCCGGGGGACGACATGAACGGCACCATCGCGATCAAGATCGATGAAACGCTCAGGGCACGGCTCAAGGGCGCGGCGGCTCTTGTGGGGCGGACGCCGCACTGGCTCGCGCGTCAGGGCGTCATCGCGGCGATCGAGCGCGCCGAGCGCGGCGAACGCTTCGACGATGCCGATGGCGATGCGGCGCCGGCGTCCGTCGGGGAGGGTCCCTTTCTCGGCTTCGTCCGCGATCTCGCGCCGCAGAGCGCGCTGCGCGCCCGCATCACGGCGGCGACGCGCATGCCGGAGACAGAATGCGTTCCGCTGCTGATCGCCGGCGCGAGCCTCGCCCCGGATCAGGCGGAGCGGGCGCGATCTCGTGCGCGGTCGCTCGTCGAGGCGCTTCGGGGCAAGGAGCCGGCGGGACGCGTCGACGGTCTGGTGCGCGAATATGCGCTGTCCACGCAGGAGGGCGTCGCGCTGATGTGCCTTGCCGAGGCGCTGCTGCGCATTCCCGACCGGCCGACCCGCGAGGCGCTGATCCGCGACAAGATCGCGGCTGGCGACTGGCGCGCCCATATCGGCCACAGCCCGTCGCTCTTCGTGAATGCCGCCACCTGGGGCCTCGTCGTCACCGGCACGCTGAGCACCACCAACAGCGAGCGCGGCCTTTCCTCCGCGCTGACGCGGCTGATCGGCAAGGGCGGAGAGCCCTTGATCCGCAAGGGTGTCGAGATCGCGATGCGGCTGCTCGGCGAGCAGTTCGTGACCGGCCAGACGATCGGCGAGGCGCTGGCCAATGCCCGGCGGATGGAGGCGAAGGGCTTCCGCTATTCCTACGACATGCTCGGCGAGGCGGCGATGACCGCCGAGGACGCGGCGCGCTATCTTGCCGACTACGAGCAGGCGATCCATGCCATCGGCAAGGCGGCGGCCGGGCGCGGCATCTATGACGGGCCGGGGATCTCGGTGAAGCTCTCCGCGCTTCATCCCCGTTATTCACGGGCCCAGCGCGCCCGCGTCATGGCCGAGCTGCTGCCGCGACTGAAGCATCTGGCACTGCTAGCCCGCCGCTACGACATCGGGCTCAACATCGACGCGGAGGAAGCCGACCGGCTCGAAATCTCGCTCGACCTTCTCGAGGCGCTCGCCTTCGACGACGAGCTCTCAGGCTGGAACGGCATCGGCTTCGTGATCCAGGCCTATGGCAAGCGCTGTCCCCTCGTCATCGACTATCTGGTCGACCTCGCGCGGCGCAGCCGGCGGCGGTTGATGGTGCGGCTGGTCAAGGGCGCGTACTGGGACAGCGAGATCAAGCGCGCCCAGGAAGCGGGGCTCGAGGATTTTCCCGTCTTCACGCGCAAGATCCACACCGATGTCAGCTATCTCGCCTGCGCGCGGAAGCTGCTGGCGGCGCCCGATGCGATCTTCCCGCAATTCGCGACCCACAATGCGCAGACGCTCTCCGCTGTCATGGAGATGGCGGGGCCGAACTATTATGCGGGCCAGTACGAGTTCCAGTGCCTGCACGGCATGGGAGAGCCGCTCTACGAGGAGGTGGTCGGCGAGGAGAAGCTCGGCCGGCCCTGCCGCATCTATGCCCCCGTCGGCACGCATGACACGCTGCTCGCCTATCTGGTGCGCCGCCTGCTCGAGAACGGCGCCAACACCTCCTTCGTCAACCGGATCGCCGATCCCGCGGTGCCGGTCGAGACGCTGATCGCCGATCCGGTCGCCGAGGCCCTGGCGCTCGATCCGGTCGGCTCGCCGCATCAGCGGATCGCGCATCCGCGCCATCTCTATGGCGTGGGGCGGCTCAATTCGGCCGGGCTCGACCTTGCGAGCGAGCAGCGGCTCTCGGCGCTCGCCGTGTCGCTGGTCGCGAGCGGTGCCGCGCCATGGCGGGCCGAGCCCATGGTCGCCGGCCGCTCCTTCACCGGCGAAGCGGCCGAGATCGTCAACCCGGCCGACCGGCGCGACCGCGTCGGCAGCGTGGTCGTCGCCAGCGCGGAGGCCGTCGATGCCGCCTTCGCCGAAGCGGTCGCGATCGCGCCGATCTGGGGCGCGACGCCGCCGGACGAGCGCGCCGCGGCGCTGGAGCGGGCGGCCGATGCTCTGGAGACTAGGCTTCCCGTGCTGGTCGGGCTCGTCGTCCGCGAGGCGGGACGCACGATCGCCAATGCCGTTTCCGAGGTGCGCGAGGCGGTGGATTTCCTGCGCTACTACGCCTCCGAGGCGCGCGCCCGCTTCGCCGCCGACACGCATCGCCCGCTCGGTCCGGTCGTCGCGATCAGCCCGTGGAATTTCCCGCTCGCCATTTTCACCGGCCAGGTCGCGGCCGCGCTCGCCGCCGGCAATCCGGTGCTCGCGAAGCCGGCCGAGGAGACGCCGCTCGTCGCCGCTGAAGCCGTGCGCATCCTGCGCGAGGCCGGGGTGCCCGAATCCGCCGTCCAGCTTCTTCCCGGCGCCGGCGATGTCGGCGCGGCGCTCGTCGCCGATCCGCGTGTCCGCGGCGTGGTCTTCACCGGCTCGACCGAGGTCGCGCGGCATATCAACCGCGCGCTTGCCGGCCGGCTGAGCCCGGAAGGCCGTACGATCCCGCTCATCGCCGAGACCGGCGGCGTCAATGCGATGATCGTCGATTCCTCGGCGCTCGCCGAGCAGGTGACCGCGGATGCCATCGCCTCGGCCTTCGACAGCGCCGGGCAGCGCTGCTCGGCGCTCCGCCTCATCTGCATCCAGGAGGATGTCGCCGAGCGGACGCTCGCCATGCTGCGCGGCGCGATGAAGGAGCTCGCCATCGGCGATCCGGCGCTGCTCGCAACCGATGTCGGCCCGGTCATCACCATGGAGGCCGCGGAGCGGCTCGAAGCCCATGTCGAGGCGATGCGCGCGCGCGGCTTCGCCGTCCATCGCCTCGAAACGCCGGAGGCGGCGCGTCATGGCAGCTTCGTCGCGCCGACGCTCATCGAGATCGGCGCCGTCGAGGACCTGCCGGGCGAGGTGTTCGGCCCGGTCCTGCATGTGCTCCGCTACCGCCGCGACGCACTCGACATGGTGGTGGATGCGATCAACGCCACCGGCTACGGCCTCACTTTCGGCCTGCACACCCGCATCGACGAGACGATCGCCTCCGTCACGGCGCGGATCGATGCCGGCAATGTCTATGTGAACCGCAACATCGTCGGCGCCGTGGTCGGCGTGCAACCCTTCGGCGGCAACGGCCTTTCCGGCACCGGCCCCAAGGCCGGCGGCCCGCTCTATCTCGGCCGGCTTGTGCAGCCCCTGCCCGGCGTCGGCGGCGCCGGGATCGCGGCCGGTGCGCCCGATCCGGCGGCCACCGATTTCGCGCGGTTCCTCGCCGGGGCAGGCGAGGAGGAGGCGGCGCGCCGCGTCGAGGCGGCCGCGGCGCGGATCGCCATCGGCGGCGAGGCGGTGCTCGCCGGTCCGGTCGGGCAGCGCGACAGCTACCGGCTGAGGCCGCGCGGCCGCGTTCTCGTCGAGGCGCAGACGCCGTTCGGTCGCGCGGTGGCGATCGGCGTGGCGCTCGCCGCGGGCAACCGTGTCGTGCTGGCCCGCACTCCGGACAGCGATGAATTCGTCCGGTCGCTGCCGCCGCCGCTCGCCCGCAGGATCGATCTCGCCACGGCGGAGGACGACGACCGGATCGATGTCGTTCTGCATGAGGGCGACGCCGACCGTCTCGAAGTGCTGTCGGCGCGGATCGCCGCCCGCGAGGGGCCGATCGCCGCCGTCCATTCCGTGTCTTCGGAAGGCCTCGCCGGCGGCCGGGAGGCCTTCTATGCCGACGGGCTCGTCGAGGAGGTGGCGGTCAGCGTCAACACCGCGGCGGCCGGCGGCAACGCCAGCCTGATGTCGATCGGGTAGGCGCCCGCTCACCCTGGCGAGGGCGGTTGCGCCGACCGCCCGGCTCGCGCCCTTCATGAAGCCTCGACGGCGGCTGGAAACACCCTATCATTCCGCCTTCGGGGTGGCAGGACGGGTTGGGAGCCCGCCGCAGAGTTCGGTGGCAATGTACATTACAGGAGCAGACACCATCGCGGGTGGCCTGGCCGGGACTGCGTCGGGCGCTCCGGAGTTCCTCGCGCTCTGCCGGATGGCACGGTGCCGCTTCGATGTCGCGGCCGTTTCGGTCTGCTGCGCCGACGGGCAGAGGGGCGCCATCGATGTCGCGAGCGAGAGCGGGCTCGACGGGTGGCGGTTCGGAGCGACGCTCGAGGGCCGGCCGGATGCGTCCGGCTCGCCGATCGTCTGCGAGGATGTCTCCGCCGATCCGGATCTGGCGCGATGGGCGGCTACCGTCGGACGGCCGGACTTGCGCTTCTTCGCCAGCTTTCCGTTCGGAGCCGGAGGCGAGGGGCGGCTCGCCCTTTTCGACGCGACGCCGCGCGGCCTTGCCGAGAGCGAGCGCGAAGAGCTCGCCGGCATCGCGGCGCTCGCCGGCACGATGCTGGCCCTCTCCCGCCGCGCCGAGGCCGCCGAGACGCGCGAGGCGCTGTACCGCCTCCTCACCGAAGCCTCGACCGACACGATCGTCCGCGGCACGCTGGACGGCATCCGGGTCTATGTGTCGCCCTCGATCAAGGAACTGCTCGGCTACGAGCCGGAGGAGGTGATCGGGCGGCGGGCAATCGAGCTGGTTCATCCCGATGATATCGAGCCGTTCGCGGCGATGATGCGGCAGGTGCGCGAGGGCACGATCAGCCGGGGGCGCAGCGAGATGCGGCAGCGTCACAAGGACGGCTCCTGGGTCTGGATGGAGGCTCATCTGCGCGTGACCTGCGATCCGGTCACCGGCCAGCCCGACGGCTATGTGACGTCGGTGCGGGGCGTGGGAGACCGGAAGGCGATCGAGGCGGAGCTCGCGCGGCGCGCCGATCACGACGATCTGACGGGCCTTCCGAACCGCAAGCTCTTCCGCGAGCGCCTGCTCCAGGCCGTCGACGACCTCGAACGCGGCGGGCCGCCCTTCGCGCTGCTCTGGATGGACCTCGACCACTTCAAGTGGGTCAATGACCGATACGGCCACCCGGCCGGCGATGCCGTGCTCGTCGAGGCCGCGGCCCGCTTCCGCAGCGTGGTCCGCGAGGACGACATCGTCGCGCGGGTGGGCGGTGACGAGTTCGTGGCGATCCGCCGCCTCGGCCATGCTCCCGACGAGGCGGAGGAACTCGGAAGCCGGCTCATTGCGGCGATGGCGCCGCCGTTCCGGTTCGGGACGAACGAGGTCACGGTCGGGCTTTCCGTCGGCGTCGCGCTCGCATGCCGTGCCGGAAGCGATGCCGACGCCATCCTCGCGGAGGCGGATGCGGCGCTCTACCGGGCGAAATCGGCGGGCCGAAACCGTCTGTGCGGGCCCGGATAGGGCGCGGTTCTAGTCCAGCGCGGCGCGGAGCGCGGCGGCGGCGGCGATCGGGCCGGCGACGCTGCTCGCGAGCGTCAGCGCCGCGAGGATCATCAGCGGCGTCGCGGCGCCCTGTCCCCCCTCGGCCGCGCCGACGGCGCTGACGCCGAAGATGAGCACCGGGATCGTGAAGGGCAGGACGAGCACGGCGACTATCAGGCCGCCGCGCCGCATCGCGGTGATGAGCGCGGCGCCGATGGCGCCGATGAAGGTGAGCGCCGGCGTGCCGATCAGGAGCGTCAGCGTCACGAGGGCGATCGCCTCGCCGCCGGCCCCGAGCATGAGCCCGAACAGCGGTGCGCCGATGACGAGCGGCAGCCCCGTCGCCAGCCAGTGTCCAGCGGCCTTGGCGAGCACGATCAGCTCCAGCGGCTGGCCCGAGAGCAG
Encoded here:
- a CDS encoding diguanylate cyclase domain-containing protein, coding for MYITGADTIAGGLAGTASGAPEFLALCRMARCRFDVAAVSVCCADGQRGAIDVASESGLDGWRFGATLEGRPDASGSPIVCEDVSADPDLARWAATVGRPDLRFFASFPFGAGGEGRLALFDATPRGLAESEREELAGIAALAGTMLALSRRAEAAETREALYRLLTEASTDTIVRGTLDGIRVYVSPSIKELLGYEPEEVIGRRAIELVHPDDIEPFAAMMRQVREGTISRGRSEMRQRHKDGSWVWMEAHLRVTCDPVTGQPDGYVTSVRGVGDRKAIEAELARRADHDDLTGLPNRKLFRERLLQAVDDLERGGPPFALLWMDLDHFKWVNDRYGHPAGDAVLVEAAARFRSVVREDDIVARVGGDEFVAIRRLGHAPDEAEELGSRLIAAMAPPFRFGTNEVTVGLSVGVALACRAGSDADAILAEADAALYRAKSAGRNRLCGPG
- the putA gene encoding trifunctional transcriptional regulator/proline dehydrogenase/L-glutamate gamma-semialdehyde dehydrogenase, coding for MNGTIAIKIDETLRARLKGAAALVGRTPHWLARQGVIAAIERAERGERFDDADGDAAPASVGEGPFLGFVRDLAPQSALRARITAATRMPETECVPLLIAGASLAPDQAERARSRARSLVEALRGKEPAGRVDGLVREYALSTQEGVALMCLAEALLRIPDRPTREALIRDKIAAGDWRAHIGHSPSLFVNAATWGLVVTGTLSTTNSERGLSSALTRLIGKGGEPLIRKGVEIAMRLLGEQFVTGQTIGEALANARRMEAKGFRYSYDMLGEAAMTAEDAARYLADYEQAIHAIGKAAAGRGIYDGPGISVKLSALHPRYSRAQRARVMAELLPRLKHLALLARRYDIGLNIDAEEADRLEISLDLLEALAFDDELSGWNGIGFVIQAYGKRCPLVIDYLVDLARRSRRRLMVRLVKGAYWDSEIKRAQEAGLEDFPVFTRKIHTDVSYLACARKLLAAPDAIFPQFATHNAQTLSAVMEMAGPNYYAGQYEFQCLHGMGEPLYEEVVGEEKLGRPCRIYAPVGTHDTLLAYLVRRLLENGANTSFVNRIADPAVPVETLIADPVAEALALDPVGSPHQRIAHPRHLYGVGRLNSAGLDLASEQRLSALAVSLVASGAAPWRAEPMVAGRSFTGEAAEIVNPADRRDRVGSVVVASAEAVDAAFAEAVAIAPIWGATPPDERAAALERAADALETRLPVLVGLVVREAGRTIANAVSEVREAVDFLRYYASEARARFAADTHRPLGPVVAISPWNFPLAIFTGQVAAALAAGNPVLAKPAEETPLVAAEAVRILREAGVPESAVQLLPGAGDVGAALVADPRVRGVVFTGSTEVARHINRALAGRLSPEGRTIPLIAETGGVNAMIVDSSALAEQVTADAIASAFDSAGQRCSALRLICIQEDVAERTLAMLRGAMKELAIGDPALLATDVGPVITMEAAERLEAHVEAMRARGFAVHRLETPEAARHGSFVAPTLIEIGAVEDLPGEVFGPVLHVLRYRRDALDMVVDAINATGYGLTFGLHTRIDETIASVTARIDAGNVYVNRNIVGAVVGVQPFGGNGLSGTGPKAGGPLYLGRLVQPLPGVGGAGIAAGAPDPAATDFARFLAGAGEEEAARRVEAAAARIAIGGEAVLAGPVGQRDSYRLRPRGRVLVEAQTPFGRAVAIGVALAAGNRVVLARTPDSDEFVRSLPPPLARRIDLATAEDDDRIDVVLHEGDADRLEVLSARIAAREGPIAAVHSVSSEGLAGGREAFYADGLVEEVAVSVNTAAAGGNASLMSIG
- a CDS encoding F0F1 ATP synthase subunit delta; this translates as MAEEKSIVSGVSGRYATALFELAQGSGQLDAVEADLSRFTALLAESEDLTRLVRSPVFAADDQVRAVTAVLQAAGIGGLVANFIKVAAGNRRLFAVPAMIADFRRLAAAHRGETAAEVTSAEPLSASAEAALKDALKAKLGKDVTLSSKVDPSLIGGLVVKVGSRMVDTSLRTKLNSLKIAMKEVG
- the ccmB gene encoding heme exporter protein CcmB, producing MAFLLALAGRTARLSLGAGGGAFTGLVFFLSVVAVVPFGVGPDLPLLARIGPAMLWIAALLATLLGLDRLFQDDRDDGSLDQMLLSGQPLELIVLAKAAGHWLATGLPLVIGAPLFGLMLGAGGEAIALVTLTLLIGTPALTFIGAIGAALITAMRRGGLIVAVLVLPFTIPVLIFGVSAVGAAEGGQGAATPLMILAALTLASSVAGPIAAAAALRAALD